A section of the Oryza sativa Japonica Group chromosome 1, ASM3414082v1 genome encodes:
- the LOC4326090 gene encoding rust resistance kinase Lr10: MITIDAVEKFLRMQQMLGPTRYAYTDIIAITGHFREKLGQGGYGSVYKGVLLPGDLHVAIKILNGYSNCNGEEFISEVATIGRIHHVNVVRLVGFCSEEMRRALVYEYMPRGSLDKHIFSSERRFSWDKLNEIALGIARGINYLHQGCDMQILHFDIKPHNILLDDNFVPKVADFGLAKLYPRDKSFVSDRALRGTVGYMAPEMVSRSFGIISGKSDVYSFGMLLLEMVGGRRNADPNADSSASKAYYPSWVYDKLIADQQVDEISNFANMHELERKLCLVGLWCIQMKSHDRPTMSEAIEMLEGGVDALQVPLRPFFCDGDGMPPPQVMDSYFHSSDLSAISEEDDGIAELASS; this comes from the coding sequence ATGATAACAATTGATGCAGTCGAGAAATTTCTCCGAATGCAACAAATGCTCGGTCCGACAAGGTATGCCTACACCGACATTATCGCAATCACAGGGCATTTCAGAGAAAAGTTGGGCCAAGGAGGCTACGGTTCTGTATACAAGGGTGTGCTGCTCCCGGGTGATCTCCATGTGGCTATCAAGATACTGAATGGCTACTCTAATTGCAACGGCGAAGAATTCATCAGTGAAGTTGCCACCATTGGTAGGATTCACCATGTTAATGTTGTGCGTTTGGTGGGGTTCTGCTCCGAGGAAATGAGAAGGGCCTTGGTTTACGAGTACATGCCTAGGGGATCTCTAGACAAACACATCTTCTCATCTGAGAGAAGATTCTCATGGGACAAGCTCAATGAGATTGCTCTAGGCATTGCTAGGGGGATCAACTACCTGCACCAAGGGTGTGATATGCAGATTCTACACTTTGACATCAAGCCACACAACATCCTTCTTGATGATAACTTTGTTCCAAAAGTTGCTGATTTCGGCCTCGCTAAACTGTACCCAAGGGACAAGAGCTTTGTGTCAGATAGGGCTTTACGAGGAACAGTGGGTTATATGGCTCCTGAGATGGTTTCCCGGAGCTTTGGCATCATATCTGGCAAGTCTGATGTTTACAGTTTTGGAATGTTGCTGCTTGAGATGGTCGGAGGACGAAGGAATGCAGATCCAAATGCAGATTCCAGTGCAAGTAAGGCATACTACCCATCATGGGTTTATGATAAGCTAATAGCAGATCAACAAGTTGATGAGATATCCAACTTTGCCAACATGCATGAGCTAGAGAGGAAGTTGTGCCTTGTTGGGCTGTGGTGCATTCAGATGAAATCACACGATCGGCCGACGATGAGTGAGGCAATAGAGATGCTCGAAGGGGGTGTGGATGCGCTGCAAGTGCCTCTGAGACCATTTTTCTGCGATGGGGATGGCATGCCACCTCCACAAGTCATGGATTCTTACTTTCACTCCTCCGATCTTTCTGCAATTTCAGAAGAGGACGATGGAATAGCTGAATTAGCCAGTAGTTAG
- the LOC112938691 gene encoding uncharacterized protein gives MVIPGPFFRRSTALQVFSVLCVLRFVVPDPDIEWPLIHGIPACPPFTCGHLSKVASPFHRRGYECGVASYELTCTDDKATIQIDNGTYFVTGIDYSDSTFWVVDANISDSRNNCPLPRWKRIPYYYDDVSSDDEESSPYNIQVELDPASRWWSFFVNCSKEINNNVMYSPVACMGTSSSFVYVLTGRLSCYIENLEPSCGYLAMTPLDGMGRVAPAVDSLSYEDVVKFMRKGFRVQFPFRHHRNRSFKDCLMESIPKSTGIGKLSDWFSLSVTENFMDCATAKIPSPYNILLGIILYALMFWTMLART, from the exons ATGGTGATTCCTGGTCCGTTCTTCCGTCGCTCGACTGCCCTGCAAGTTTTCTCTGTCCTGTGTGTGCTTCGATTTGTCGTCCCAGATCCGGATATAGAATGGCCTTTAATTCATGGAATACCTGCATGCCCTCCGTTCACCTGCGGCCATCTTAGCAAAGTCGCGTCTCCTTTCCACCGGCGAGGCTACGAGTGCGGTGTTGCATCGTATGAGCTGACTTGCACCGATGACAAGGCTACAATTCAGATCGACAACGGAACATACTTTGTGACAGGCATCGACTACAGTGATTCCACCTTCTGGGTTGTCGACGCCAACATCTCGGATTCACGTAACAATTGCCCTCTTCCTCGCTGGAAACGCATTCCTTATTACTATGATGATGTTAGTAGTGACGACGAAGAATCATCGCCATACAACATCCAAGTCGAATTGGACCCTGCTTCACGTTGGTGGTCTTTCTTTGTCAACTGTTCCAAGGAAATAAACAACAATGTTATGTACAGTCCTGTTGCTTGCATGGGCACCAGCAGCTCCTTCGTTTATGTCTTGACTGGCAGATTGTCCTGTTACATTGAAAACCTCGAGCCTTCCTGTGGTTACCTAGCCATGACTCCTTTGGATGGTATGGGTCGTGTAGCACCAGCAGTTGATAGCTTAAGTTATGAAGACGTAGTAAAATTCATGAGGAAAGGATTCCGCGTCCAATTTCCTTTCAGACACCATAGAAATCGAAGCTTCAAGGATTGCCTAATGGAGTCGATTCC CAAATCGACTGGTATAGGCAAACTTTCAGATTGGTTTAGTCTTTCGGTGACTGAAAATTTCATGGATTGCGCAACTGCTAAAATTCCATCGCCATACAATATACTCTTGGGCATAATATTGTATGCCTTGATGTTCTGGACGATGCTTGCACGTACGTAA